TTCCAGGAAGGTGTGCGCGAATTAGACGAAAGCAAGCGCAAAGAAATTTATGGAGAATTTCAGCAAATTGTCGCCGAACAACTGCCATTCTTTTATTTAGTTAATGCACTTTCTTTTGAAGCAGTGCGCGATCGCATTCAAAATGTGAAATACTCATCACTAGGAGGAGCTTTCTGGAACCTCTACGAACAAAAAGTAGATGATTCGGTGAGACAATTGAACCGATAAAGCTTAAAATATTCTTAGGAGTGCAAAGTTTTGTACTCCTACTCACTAGCAAAGATAAAATAAAAAATGGTTAGCCATGATTTTTGGTTTACTGAAACTAAAAAGGGTAAAATTAAAATTAATAGGATTACTATTTATCAAGATTTGTCCTCAGAAATAGTAAATAAGCTAGAGCAAAATTTATCTGTTAGTGAAATTATTGCTTGGTTGAGAAGTATCTCCAGAGAAAATTTTAGGAATGCTACTCTTACAAATTTTTTCTGAAAGTATTTCCCTGAGATAGTTTTACTCAGTTGTTTGGGTGATGGTTTCTTATTTATACGTCCCCGATCGCGTTTGGTAATTGTATGAAGGTTTAACTATTCTTCC
The sequence above is drawn from the Oscillatoria salina IIICB1 genome and encodes:
- a CDS encoding Cfr10I/Bse634I family restriction endonuclease — its product is MVSHDFWFTETKKGKIKINRITIYQDLSSEIVNKLEQNLSVSEIIAWLRSISRENFRNATLTNFF